A window of Ignavibacterium sp. contains these coding sequences:
- the phoU gene encoding phosphate signaling complex protein PhoU has product MQRLLDEHLEKLKTRILKMCSLVDEQFQLTVKAVEEENLELANLVIERDAKVDKYDLKIEKICQKIFALSQPVAMDLRLIMSSMTLNTDLERIGDISVNICENILLIQKKPDFYNRTKLPEMFQLTKEVLKNAIDAYINGNAELAKKVIVSDDQIDKLNAENHTILKSIMKENPDNIEAAVALLVISRELERVADHSTNIAEDVFFIVEAQLIKHKYEKYIFGEEEEDDKD; this is encoded by the coding sequence ATGCAAAGATTATTAGATGAGCATTTAGAAAAATTAAAAACAAGAATTTTGAAAATGTGCAGTCTTGTTGACGAACAATTTCAGTTAACTGTTAAAGCTGTTGAGGAAGAAAATCTTGAATTAGCTAACCTTGTTATTGAACGTGATGCTAAAGTTGATAAATATGATTTAAAGATTGAAAAAATCTGTCAGAAAATTTTTGCATTATCACAACCTGTTGCAATGGATTTAAGATTGATAATGTCTTCAATGACTTTGAATACTGACCTTGAAAGAATTGGTGATATCTCAGTTAACATTTGTGAAAACATTTTATTGATTCAGAAGAAGCCAGATTTTTATAACCGCACTAAACTTCCTGAAATGTTTCAACTTACAAAAGAGGTTCTGAAGAATGCAATTGACGCTTATATAAACGGAAACGCTGAGCTTGCAAAGAAAGTAATTGTATCTGACGATCAGATTGATAAGTTGAATGCAGAGAATCATACAATTCTTAAGTCAATTATGAAAGAGAATCCGGATAATATTGAAGCGGCTGTTGCTTTACTCGTAATATCAAGAGAATTAGAGAGAGTTGCCGATCATTCAACAAACATCGCAGAAGATGTTTTCTTTATTGTTGAGGCGCAATTAATCAAACACAAATATGAAAAATATATTTTTGGCGAAGAAGAGGAAGACGACAAAGATTAA
- the pstB gene encoding phosphate ABC transporter ATP-binding protein PstB, giving the protein MKEQTVETVQHSEKQKSGKIKIEVNNLNFYYGDVIALKNINLKIPSNNVTALIGPSGCGKSTFLRTLNRMNELIDDVRVEGEIIIDGQNIYESGIDVVELRKRVGMIFQKSNPFPKSIYENVAFGLRIGGLGKKSKNELDEIVERSLKQAALWDEVKDRLNESALGLSGGQQQRLCIARALAIEPEILLMDEPASALDPISTAKVEELIHQLRNNYTIVIVTHNLQQAARVSDYTAFFYLGSLIEFDKTSKIFTNPSNKQTEDYITGRFG; this is encoded by the coding sequence ATGAAAGAACAGACAGTGGAAACAGTTCAACATAGTGAAAAGCAAAAGTCCGGTAAAATAAAGATTGAAGTAAACAATCTTAATTTTTACTATGGTGATGTAATTGCTTTGAAAAATATCAATTTGAAAATTCCGTCAAACAATGTAACTGCGTTAATTGGACCATCAGGTTGTGGCAAATCTACATTTCTCAGAACATTGAACAGGATGAATGAACTTATTGATGATGTGAGAGTTGAAGGTGAAATTATTATTGATGGTCAGAATATTTATGAAAGCGGGATTGATGTTGTGGAACTTAGAAAAAGAGTTGGAATGATTTTCCAGAAATCTAATCCTTTCCCAAAATCAATTTATGAAAATGTTGCGTTCGGATTAAGAATTGGTGGACTTGGTAAAAAATCAAAGAATGAACTTGATGAAATTGTTGAAAGAAGTCTGAAGCAAGCAGCCTTGTGGGATGAAGTTAAAGATCGCTTGAATGAATCTGCACTTGGTTTGTCAGGTGGGCAGCAGCAAAGACTTTGCATTGCAAGAGCATTGGCAATCGAACCGGAAATTTTATTGATGGATGAGCCTGCAAGTGCTCTTGATCCGATTTCAACCGCAAAAGTTGAGGAACTTATTCATCAGTTACGAAATAATTATACAATTGTAATAGTAACACATAACCTTCAGCAAGCTGCAAGAGTAAGTGATTATACGGCTTTCTTCTATCTCGGAAGCTTGATTGAATTTGATAAAACTTCAAAGATATTTACCAACCCTTCCAATAAACAGACGGAAGATTATATTACAGGAAGGTTCGGTTAA
- the pstA gene encoding phosphate ABC transporter permease PstA: MKKYFRSGEIFIWFTGMGLGLSLIMITGLLFLIVVNGKDYFWASEIVQITRTDGSKQLGEIVKEEPIPNLNLPDSLWNTGLMRMQMKIGNRDLYGFDFQWIDEREIKQTELPKFASTIERMEFGNFYGFIKEILIDGNVKVKGEENVAGKLNSYLSITSSIRDEIKDIEKSKIGKVNYNIENLRLKIKKIQYEGKNSENNKVEIAKLENEIAQENKKYEVLKTKVDSLNLLASRYAVYCEDANGRGKTIPMINIVRVYQPNNMSFASKIGFTFTKIREFIFDDPRESNTEGGVFPAIFGTVMMVLLMSIFTVPFGVLAALYLREYAKQGPLVRTVRIAVNNLAGVPSIVFGVFGLGFFIYLIGGTIDQLFFPERLPSPTWGTGGILWASLTLALLTMPVVIVATEEALTQIPRGMREAALALGATKWQVVRRVILPAATPGILTGLILAMARAAGEVAPLMITGVVKLAPSLPFDSYFPFFHLDRKFMHLGFHIYDVGFQSPNIEAAMPMVYTTTLLLILIVVLLNITAMIIRANLRKKYKSSTF; this comes from the coding sequence ATGAAAAAATATTTTAGATCAGGAGAAATATTTATCTGGTTTACCGGAATGGGACTTGGCTTAAGTCTGATTATGATTACCGGACTTCTGTTTCTGATTGTTGTAAACGGAAAGGATTATTTCTGGGCTTCTGAAATTGTTCAGATAACAAGAACAGATGGAAGTAAACAACTTGGTGAAATTGTTAAAGAAGAACCAATTCCGAATCTTAATTTACCTGACTCTCTATGGAATACAGGATTGATGAGAATGCAAATGAAAATCGGTAATCGCGATTTATATGGTTTTGATTTCCAATGGATTGATGAAAGGGAAATTAAGCAAACAGAATTACCAAAGTTTGCTTCGACCATCGAAAGAATGGAGTTTGGAAATTTTTATGGATTCATAAAAGAAATTCTGATTGATGGAAATGTTAAAGTAAAAGGTGAAGAAAATGTTGCTGGTAAACTCAATTCCTATCTAAGTATTACATCATCTATTCGTGATGAAATTAAAGACATCGAAAAATCAAAAATCGGAAAAGTAAATTACAATATCGAAAATCTTAGACTAAAGATTAAGAAGATTCAGTATGAAGGAAAAAATTCAGAAAATAATAAAGTCGAAATAGCTAAACTTGAAAATGAAATTGCTCAGGAAAATAAAAAGTATGAAGTTCTAAAAACAAAAGTTGACTCATTGAATTTGCTTGCTTCAAGATATGCAGTTTATTGTGAAGATGCGAACGGAAGAGGTAAAACAATTCCAATGATTAACATCGTGAGAGTTTATCAACCAAATAATATGTCATTCGCAAGTAAAATCGGATTTACATTTACAAAAATTCGCGAATTCATTTTTGATGACCCAAGAGAATCAAACACTGAAGGTGGTGTGTTTCCTGCAATATTCGGTACAGTAATGATGGTTCTGCTGATGAGCATTTTCACAGTTCCTTTTGGAGTTCTTGCTGCTTTGTATTTACGTGAATATGCAAAGCAAGGTCCTTTAGTAAGAACAGTTCGTATTGCTGTTAATAACCTTGCAGGAGTTCCTTCAATTGTTTTTGGTGTTTTCGGACTTGGATTTTTTATTTACTTAATCGGTGGAACAATTGATCAACTTTTCTTTCCTGAAAGACTTCCTTCTCCAACCTGGGGAACAGGTGGAATTCTTTGGGCTTCATTAACATTAGCTTTGTTAACAATGCCTGTTGTTATAGTTGCAACTGAAGAAGCTCTAACTCAAATTCCTCGTGGAATGAGAGAAGCAGCTTTAGCTCTAGGGGCAACCAAATGGCAGGTTGTAAGAAGAGTCATTTTACCAGCAGCAACTCCCGGAATTTTAACAGGACTAATTTTAGCAATGGCTCGTGCAGCCGGTGAAGTTGCTCCTTTAATGATTACAGGCGTTGTAAAGCTTGCGCCATCATTGCCGTTTGATTCATATTTCCCTTTCTTCCATCTTGACAGAAAATTTATGCATCTGGGATTTCACATTTATGATGTTGGATTTCAATCACCAAATATTGAAGCGGCGATGCCAATGGTTTATACAACAACTTTATTATTAATTTTGATAGTAGTGCTTCTGAATATTACTGCAATGATAATTCGTGCTAATCTTAGGAAAAAATATAAATCATCTACATTTTAG
- a CDS encoding ABC transporter permease subunit, producing MGNKLSTEKKNNSVKESKLHKKALFFDKTAKGVIYFGGIATIISVVAILVFVLWEALPLWFGAKGQEKEKIQSQQILQSKKPLIIGIDEYQEILYTFTDSATVDFISLSSEKIIKSEKIDLSSDEFISSAVKSANKNLIALGTNKGKVILGQVKFSINFIEEDKREITPEFILTSSIEIDSSKKSISKLVYRKNSDNEFTVVALTSDNRLLQYSSEKTFSLLSDEEEKIYRNDLSNLVEYPISAIELDNFCEKLMIGTSNGWLYYISLKDKSNPQLIQKINPTPSGKSAITSLGFIIGDQSIIVGDADGNVTSWMRVLDEKTDYGWKLVNPHTFDSHKAAVTSVASSLRNKSFITGDSKGKIYLEHLTSERTLIELSGKDLPVKDIAFSPKGDGAVVLYEDGTIVSYEIKNPHPEITLKTLFGKVWYEGYSKPEFVWQSTGGTDDFEPKFSLVPLIIGTLKGTFYAMLFAIPLALFGALYTSQFSHPKVRNYIKPTVEVMAALPSVVIGFLAGLWLAPLLERILPGVFLMFFTVPVVIALGASLWKRIPGRIRFRLKPGYELFFIIPLIILGFYIAQWLGPIFEYYVLGGDYRTWLMTNLNEQYDQRNSIVVGFAMGFAVIPIIFTICEDALSSVPSSLTSASLALGATKWETATRIVLPSASPGIFSAIMIGFGRAVGETMIVLMATGNTPILSFSPFNGMRTLSANIAVEIPEAPYQGTLYRVLFLAATLLFILTFIVNTFAEIIRQRLRKKYAEL from the coding sequence TTGGGAAATAAGCTGAGCACTGAGAAAAAAAATAATTCGGTTAAAGAATCAAAGCTTCATAAGAAAGCTTTATTCTTCGATAAAACAGCCAAGGGAGTAATATATTTTGGAGGAATTGCAACAATCATATCGGTTGTTGCAATTCTCGTTTTTGTATTATGGGAAGCACTTCCTCTTTGGTTTGGTGCTAAAGGTCAGGAAAAAGAAAAAATTCAATCGCAGCAAATACTTCAATCGAAAAAACCATTAATCATTGGCATTGATGAGTATCAGGAAATTTTATACACCTTTACTGATTCTGCTACCGTTGATTTTATCAGTCTATCTTCAGAGAAAATAATTAAATCTGAAAAGATAGATTTATCTTCTGACGAATTTATTTCGAGTGCAGTAAAATCTGCTAACAAAAATTTAATTGCTCTGGGAACAAATAAAGGAAAAGTAATTTTAGGGCAAGTAAAATTTTCAATTAACTTTATTGAAGAAGATAAAAGAGAAATCACTCCTGAGTTTATTCTCACTTCATCTATTGAAATCGATTCAAGTAAAAAATCAATTAGTAAGCTTGTTTACAGGAAGAATTCTGATAATGAGTTTACTGTAGTAGCATTAACTTCTGATAACCGATTACTTCAATACAGTTCAGAAAAAACTTTCTCGCTTCTTTCAGATGAAGAAGAAAAGATTTACAGGAATGATTTATCAAACCTCGTTGAATATCCAATATCAGCAATTGAACTGGATAACTTTTGTGAGAAGCTGATGATCGGAACTTCAAATGGTTGGCTTTACTATATTTCTCTAAAAGACAAAAGTAATCCACAACTTATTCAAAAAATTAATCCAACTCCTTCAGGTAAAAGTGCTATCACTTCACTTGGTTTTATCATTGGCGATCAATCAATAATTGTTGGTGATGCTGATGGAAATGTTACTTCCTGGATGCGTGTACTCGATGAAAAAACAGATTACGGATGGAAACTTGTAAATCCTCACACATTCGATTCTCATAAGGCAGCAGTAACTTCAGTCGCAAGTTCACTGCGAAATAAAAGTTTTATTACCGGAGATTCAAAAGGGAAAATTTATCTTGAGCATCTTACAAGTGAAAGAACTTTAATTGAATTAAGCGGAAAAGACTTGCCTGTTAAAGACATTGCATTCTCTCCAAAAGGTGATGGTGCAGTAGTTTTATATGAAGATGGAACGATAGTCTCATATGAAATTAAAAATCCTCATCCGGAAATAACACTGAAAACACTTTTCGGAAAAGTCTGGTATGAAGGTTATTCAAAACCTGAATTTGTTTGGCAATCTACTGGTGGTACAGATGATTTTGAGCCCAAGTTCAGTTTGGTTCCGCTTATTATTGGAACTCTAAAAGGAACTTTCTACGCAATGCTTTTTGCTATTCCTCTTGCATTGTTTGGAGCGCTTTATACTTCGCAATTTTCTCATCCAAAAGTTCGCAACTATATTAAGCCAACTGTTGAAGTAATGGCTGCTTTGCCAAGTGTTGTTATTGGATTTCTTGCAGGACTTTGGTTAGCACCTTTACTCGAAAGAATTTTGCCAGGTGTTTTTCTAATGTTCTTCACAGTCCCGGTTGTTATTGCACTTGGTGCTTCTTTATGGAAACGAATTCCAGGCAGAATAAGATTTAGGTTAAAGCCAGGTTATGAATTATTCTTTATAATTCCACTTATTATTCTTGGTTTTTATATCGCTCAATGGTTAGGACCGATTTTCGAATATTATGTTTTAGGCGGGGATTACAGAACCTGGCTGATGACCAATTTGAACGAACAATATGATCAGAGAAATAGTATCGTTGTTGGATTTGCAATGGGCTTTGCAGTGATTCCAATTATTTTCACAATTTGTGAAGATGCACTCTCAAGCGTTCCCTCTAGTTTAACTTCTGCTTCGCTTGCACTTGGAGCAACTAAATGGGAAACTGCGACAAGAATTGTTTTACCTTCTGCAAGTCCAGGAATTTTTTCTGCTATAATGATTGGTTTCGGACGAGCGGTTGGAGAAACTATGATTGTTTTGATGGCGACAGGTAACACACCAATACTTTCTTTTAGTCCTTTTAACGGAATGAGAACACTTTCAGCAAATATTGCAGTTGAAATTCCAGAAGCTCCTTATCAGGGAACGCTTTACAGAGTATTATTTCTCGCTGCAACACTTTTGTTTATTCTTACTTTCATCGTTAACACGTTTGCCGAAATAATAAGACAAAGATTAAGAAAAAAATACGCTGAGTTGTAA
- a CDS encoding PstS family phosphate ABC transporter substrate-binding protein has protein sequence MLKIKFASIVFSITFLLSFLFVSCGDKKEDVSPKQETMQNEQSALESAQKTETTDATAVKVDSNIPHYTKVAGISGNLSSIGSDTMNNLLTLWLEGFKRYYPNVNIQVEGKGSSTAPPALISGTAQLGPMSRDMKQEEIDAFEKKFGYKPTELRVAIDALAVYVNKDNPLKGLTLPQVDAIFSKTRRGGYKTDIAKWGDLGLTGDWTNRGISLYGRNSASGTYGYFKEHALFKGDFKDQVKEQPGSASVVQGVTEDRYGIGYSGIGYRTSGVIALPLAKSENDEFHLPDYENCLNGKYPLSRFLNIYINKAPNKPVDPLLKEFLKFVLSYEGQEVVVKDGYLPLTHELVKKELAKLD, from the coding sequence ATGCTTAAAATAAAATTTGCCTCAATCGTATTTTCTATCACATTTCTGCTATCATTTCTTTTTGTTAGCTGCGGTGATAAAAAAGAAGATGTTTCCCCGAAACAGGAAACTATGCAGAATGAACAATCGGCTCTGGAATCTGCACAAAAAACTGAAACAACTGATGCGACAGCAGTTAAAGTTGATTCCAACATTCCGCATTACACAAAAGTGGCAGGTATTTCCGGAAACCTTTCAAGTATTGGTTCTGATACAATGAATAACCTGCTCACGCTTTGGTTAGAAGGATTTAAAAGATATTATCCAAATGTAAATATTCAGGTTGAAGGGAAAGGTTCAAGTACTGCTCCACCTGCTTTAATTAGTGGAACCGCTCAACTTGGACCAATGTCGCGGGATATGAAGCAGGAAGAAATTGATGCATTTGAGAAGAAATTTGGTTATAAACCAACAGAGCTTCGGGTAGCAATTGATGCTCTTGCAGTTTATGTGAATAAAGATAATCCATTAAAAGGTTTAACACTACCTCAGGTTGATGCTATATTTTCTAAGACAAGAAGAGGTGGTTACAAAACTGATATTGCCAAGTGGGGCGATTTGGGCTTAACCGGTGATTGGACAAACAGAGGTATCAGTCTGTATGGAAGAAATTCTGCATCCGGAACTTATGGTTACTTTAAAGAACACGCTTTATTCAAAGGTGATTTCAAAGATCAGGTCAAAGAACAACCTGGAAGTGCTTCTGTTGTTCAAGGAGTTACCGAAGACAGATATGGAATCGGTTATTCAGGAATTGGCTATCGTACTTCCGGTGTAATTGCATTACCGCTTGCAAAATCTGAAAATGATGAATTTCATTTACCTGACTATGAAAATTGTTTAAATGGTAAATATCCCTTAAGCCGTTTCCTTAACATCTATATTAACAAAGCACCGAACAAACCTGTAGATCCTTTATTAAAAGAATTTCTTAAATTTGTGCTAAGCTATGAAGGTCAGGAAGTGGTTGTAAAAGATGGTTATCTTCCGCTGACTCACGAATTAGTTAAAAAGGAACTCGCGAAACTTGATTAA
- a CDS encoding sodium:solute symporter family protein, translated as MEVHHSLGTSTDWIVMVVYFIAIMVFGAYFSKYNRTTTDFFFGGRRFAWWLIAMSIVATGVGSHSFIKYSAKGFEAGFSSTMTYMNDWFFVPFFIFGWLPIIVYTRIRSIPEYFEKRFSALTRFLATILLLFYMIGYVGIGFLTMGKAILPLLPPEFTLFGMHFEITLMGLIVVIAIIIGIYITYGGQTAVIFTDLAQGFVLIFAGMLVFVLGLDYLGGFKVFWDLLPTEWKLPLAHFNDPPGFNFVGIFWQDGVAGSVGFLFMNMGLVMRFMACKDVDEGRKAATFNILFMLPISAVVVGNAGWIGKAISVADPSVVPPTTNPDSIFVVVANIISHPGVFGFIMAALTAALMSTVDTLLNATAAVYINDIHRPVKKWLTKKVQTWKEEDKQELLSARIATAIFTFLGVLTVIPFSKFPTVYEAHGYFHSTLTPPLVTAIFLGVFWKRYTNAAVIGTLVGGVALMIMGMYYPRPLIEIFSHGTAYEPNHPYTYIGALYNLFVCALFAVITTLTTKQQIKIVEKIRQSENHRLIMSSFVVASIIIFLLIAFNLLSLPVLFVLTFIMVGMVVLAANYFIKYNEEEKTDGLTVWSIKKAKEYFKGSKLNEREGEKIKVHWKLKEGEDDTVHFSKNDMKRMAAEVGDLVYISDARRYLGGLKSVHTVYGEPHDEDGIVYISNEHYEQGQFVKGKLLTAEKEM; from the coding sequence ATGGAAGTTCATCACAGTTTAGGAACATCAACTGACTGGATCGTAATGGTAGTTTATTTTATAGCCATTATGGTATTTGGAGCATACTTCTCAAAGTATAACCGAACGACTACAGACTTTTTCTTCGGTGGAAGAAGATTTGCCTGGTGGTTAATTGCAATGAGCATTGTTGCAACCGGAGTTGGTAGTCATAGCTTTATTAAATATTCTGCAAAAGGATTTGAGGCAGGTTTTTCATCCACAATGACTTATATGAACGATTGGTTCTTTGTACCATTTTTCATTTTTGGATGGCTACCAATTATCGTTTACACAAGAATAAGATCAATACCGGAATATTTTGAAAAAAGATTCAGTGCACTGACCAGATTTCTGGCAACAATTCTTCTTTTGTTTTATATGATTGGTTATGTTGGGATTGGATTTCTAACCATGGGCAAAGCAATTCTGCCATTACTTCCACCTGAATTTACATTGTTCGGAATGCATTTTGAGATCACGCTGATGGGTTTAATTGTTGTTATTGCAATTATAATTGGTATCTATATTACTTATGGTGGACAAACTGCTGTAATTTTCACTGATCTTGCTCAGGGATTCGTTCTGATTTTTGCCGGTATGTTAGTTTTTGTTTTAGGTTTGGATTATTTAGGTGGATTTAAAGTATTCTGGGATTTACTTCCAACCGAATGGAAACTTCCCTTAGCTCATTTCAATGATCCGCCAGGTTTTAACTTCGTTGGAATATTCTGGCAAGATGGTGTTGCCGGATCTGTTGGATTTTTATTTATGAATATGGGTTTAGTAATGAGATTTATGGCTTGCAAAGATGTTGATGAAGGAAGAAAAGCCGCCACCTTTAATATACTTTTTATGTTACCGATTTCTGCAGTAGTTGTTGGAAATGCTGGCTGGATTGGTAAGGCAATTTCAGTAGCTGATCCTTCAGTCGTACCACCAACAACAAATCCGGATTCAATTTTTGTTGTAGTAGCAAACATAATTTCTCATCCGGGTGTTTTTGGATTTATAATGGCTGCTCTTACTGCAGCACTTATGTCAACTGTTGATACTCTGTTAAATGCAACTGCAGCAGTTTACATAAATGATATTCACAGACCTGTAAAAAAATGGTTAACTAAAAAAGTTCAAACCTGGAAAGAAGAGGATAAACAGGAATTACTCTCAGCAAGAATTGCAACAGCAATTTTCACATTCCTAGGAGTATTAACAGTTATTCCTTTCAGTAAATTCCCAACAGTCTATGAAGCACACGGCTATTTCCATTCAACATTAACACCACCGCTGGTAACAGCAATATTTCTTGGTGTTTTCTGGAAACGATATACAAACGCTGCCGTTATAGGAACACTTGTAGGCGGAGTTGCTTTAATGATTATGGGAATGTATTACCCAAGACCATTGATTGAAATTTTTTCACACGGAACAGCTTACGAACCTAATCATCCTTATACTTACATTGGCGCGTTATACAATTTGTTTGTGTGCGCTCTGTTTGCAGTTATAACTACACTTACCACAAAACAACAAATAAAAATTGTGGAAAAGATTCGCCAGAGTGAAAATCACCGACTGATAATGAGCTCTTTCGTCGTTGCTTCAATAATCATTTTCCTTTTGATCGCATTCAATTTACTATCATTACCTGTATTATTTGTTCTTACATTTATAATGGTTGGAATGGTTGTTTTAGCAGCAAATTATTTTATCAAATACAACGAAGAAGAGAAAACTGATGGTCTTACAGTTTGGTCTATTAAAAAAGCAAAAGAATACTTTAAAGGCAGCAAATTAAATGAACGAGAAGGTGAAAAAATCAAAGTACATTGGAAATTAAAAGAAGGTGAAGATGACACAGTGCATTTTTCAAAAAATGATATGAAACGGATGGCTGCTGAAGTTGGGGATTTGGTTTATATATCTGATGCCAGAAGATATCTTGGAGGATTAAAATCAGTTCATACAGTTTATGGCGAACCTCATGATGAAGATGGTATAGTATATATATCAAATGAACATTATGAACAAGGTCAGTTTGTAAAAGGAAAATTACTAACTGCCGAAAAAGAAATGTAG
- a CDS encoding YhcH/YjgK/YiaL family protein, with product MIVDHIENKDLYSNLNPNIKKALDYLAETDFSETEAGKYEIDGENIFALVSEYKTKDLSQGKPESHKNYIDVQFVYSGEEFIGYAPLGNQKIVEPYNETNDITFYDCEQSLCLIQKKMFAVFFPTDIHMPGIRVTNPVLVKKVVVKVKVI from the coding sequence ATGATAGTAGACCATATAGAAAATAAAGACCTTTATTCAAATCTTAATCCAAACATCAAAAAAGCTTTGGACTATTTAGCTGAAACCGATTTCAGTGAAACTGAAGCAGGCAAATATGAAATAGATGGTGAAAATATTTTTGCTTTAGTTAGTGAGTATAAAACTAAAGACTTATCACAAGGCAAACCCGAATCTCACAAAAATTACATTGATGTTCAGTTCGTTTATTCCGGTGAAGAGTTTATCGGTTACGCTCCACTTGGCAATCAGAAAATTGTTGAACCTTATAATGAGACAAATGATATTACCTTCTATGATTGTGAGCAATCACTTTGCCTTATTCAGAAGAAAATGTTTGCGGTTTTCTTCCCTACTGATATTCATATGCCCGGCATTAGAGTTACCAATCCTGTTTTAGTAAAGAAAGTTGTAGTAAAAGTTAAAGTGATTTAG
- a CDS encoding 30S ribosomal protein THX: MGKGDRRTKRGKIFQGTTGKFRPKKKKKATKPASTENK, translated from the coding sequence ATGGGAAAAGGTGATAGAAGAACCAAGCGTGGAAAAATTTTTCAGGGAACAACAGGAAAATTTCGTCCAAAGAAAAAGAAAAAAGCTACAAAACCCGCTAGTACCGAGAATAAATAA